In Thauera aromatica K172, one DNA window encodes the following:
- a CDS encoding DUF932 domain-containing protein — translation MSLASRFAPQSPILRSDRPLSDDRIRAIAPSIFADAPHGSRSERYAYIPTSTVLAKLRQEGFEPFMVCQTRVRNEDRREHTKHLIRLRHASQINGDEANEIILLNSHDGTSSYQMLAGMFRFVCHNGLVCGDTTADIRVPHKGDVASQVIEGAYEVLEGFERVKDSRDAMRTITLDEGEAEIFAHSALALKYDDPAKPTPVTERQLLAPRRWDDRRDDLWAVFNRVQENLVKGGLNGRSANGRNQRTRPVQGIDQNLRLNRALWLLAEGMRQLKA, via the coding sequence ATGTCTCTGGCATCCCGTTTTGCTCCGCAGTCCCCGATCCTGCGCTCAGATCGCCCGCTCTCGGACGACCGCATTCGCGCCATTGCTCCATCAATCTTCGCCGACGCTCCGCATGGGAGCCGATCCGAGCGGTATGCCTACATACCGACCTCGACCGTGCTCGCCAAGCTGCGCCAGGAGGGTTTCGAGCCCTTCATGGTGTGCCAGACGCGCGTGCGCAACGAGGATCGGCGCGAGCACACCAAGCATCTCATCCGACTTCGCCATGCCAGCCAGATCAACGGCGACGAGGCGAACGAGATCATCCTGCTCAACAGCCACGACGGCACGAGCAGTTACCAGATGCTGGCAGGCATGTTCAGATTCGTCTGCCACAACGGCCTGGTCTGCGGCGATACCACCGCCGACATCCGTGTCCCGCACAAGGGGGATGTGGCCAGCCAGGTGATCGAAGGCGCCTACGAAGTCCTTGAAGGCTTCGAGCGCGTGAAGGACTCGCGCGATGCGATGCGCACCATCACCCTCGATGAGGGCGAAGCAGAAATCTTCGCGCACTCAGCGCTGGCACTCAAGTACGACGATCCTGCCAAGCCGACGCCTGTCACGGAGCGTCAACTGCTCGCGCCCAGGCGCTGGGACGACCGCAGGGATGACCTGTGGGCCGTCTTCAACCGTGTCCAAGAGAACCTCGTCAAGGGGGGCCTGAATGGACGCTCGGCCAATGGCCGCAATCAGCGCACCCGCCCGGTGCAAGGCATCGACCAGAACCTGCGCCTGAACCGGGCGTTGTGGCTCCTGGCCGAAGGCATGCGCCAGCTCAAGGCGTGA
- a CDS encoding DUF3577 domain-containing protein, protein MSTTSNEKSYFDLHTSGIGYIQRAREVPVRGGRRAQPFLACTIAALVGSAKDPSYRYFDVKVSGAEAKKLVERYIGVDDPKQRPLVRFRLGDLWGDAYIRDKGEQKGQAAASLKARLLKAEPLDRAELASIRQHELVTRGIGYLSRPKDVTPKDGDPFLSCTVAALAGPVDEPEYRYFDSIVTTPEAEHLVRRCVQAIEGDCKVLIAFRLNDMKIDPYIRTKGERAGEPAASLDSTLIHIGLIKIDGTKVYPTSPAQADSPPAQDAPAPEAEDAAPAADQPAEPAECEPEGEVEEQEPALAASF, encoded by the coding sequence ATGAGCACCACGTCCAACGAGAAATCGTATTTCGACCTCCACACCTCGGGCATCGGTTACATCCAGCGTGCCCGTGAAGTGCCTGTTCGGGGCGGCCGCCGTGCGCAGCCTTTCCTGGCATGCACCATCGCCGCGCTGGTCGGTTCCGCAAAGGATCCCAGCTATCGCTATTTCGACGTCAAGGTCTCGGGTGCCGAGGCCAAGAAGCTGGTCGAGCGCTACATCGGCGTTGACGATCCCAAGCAGCGCCCACTGGTGCGCTTTCGCCTCGGCGACCTGTGGGGCGATGCGTATATCCGCGACAAGGGTGAGCAGAAAGGCCAAGCCGCCGCGTCCCTCAAGGCGCGACTGCTCAAGGCCGAGCCGCTTGACCGGGCCGAACTGGCTTCGATCAGGCAGCACGAGCTGGTCACCCGCGGCATCGGCTACCTCAGCCGTCCGAAGGACGTCACACCCAAAGATGGCGACCCGTTCCTCTCTTGCACCGTCGCCGCTCTGGCCGGGCCTGTCGATGAACCGGAGTATCGGTACTTCGACAGCATCGTCACCACCCCTGAAGCCGAGCATCTGGTTCGCCGGTGCGTGCAGGCCATCGAAGGGGACTGCAAGGTGCTGATCGCTTTCCGTCTCAACGACATGAAGATCGATCCGTACATCCGCACCAAGGGTGAGCGCGCTGGGGAACCGGCCGCAAGCCTGGATTCGACACTGATCCACATCGGCCTGATCAAGATCGACGGCACCAAGGTCTATCCGACGAGCCCCGCGCAAGCAGATTCGCCGCCGGCCCAGGACGCTCCCGCGCCCGAAGCCGAGGACGCCGCCCCCGCTGCAGATCAGCCTGCCGAGCCCGCCGAGTGCGAGCCCGAAGGTGAAGTCGAGGAGCAGGAGCCGGCATTGGCTGCTTCGTTCTGA